ctgttacatcattaaggaactccaggtccttatttacatgtcagggatcaaggaccctcaagtccgatcacatgtttacaaatatagtaccggagagactgccagctctcatattaacatcatcatcaaggatctgcaagtcctgatgtaattgtatgatgaggatcaaggaacttctggtcctgatctgcttactgtaaaaagaaaaactcatcatacagcacatttaatccataaaataaattgctggtaaataaattactggtatggacgataaacccgcaccatacatttaaataaaagtaaaggcgtggacgataaacccgcaccacccttttaaataaatgtaaatgtgcggtaatttaaattcataaattaaacgtgcgtgtatgggcactaattctgctccatacttttaaatgaaagtaaaggcgtggacgataaacccgcaccacccttttaaataaatgtaaatgtgcggtaatttaaattcataaattaaacgtgcgtgtatgggcactaattctgctccatacttttaaatgaaagtaaaggtgtggacgataaacccgcaccacccttttaaataaatactgttgtatgggtaataaacctacaccatacagtaaataaaataaatgtgcggtaaagtaaatttgcagtaaagtaaatttcataaagtaaagtgttagtattagtaacggtctcccactgataatatgtttagtattaccaaagggtccatttttgttaatggttagtaaaagaaaagcagataaatataataggaaataatagGGAAGATAAGGGAGCAGAAAACTTATCGCTTATTCTTTCACTTATGCCCTTGCTGAgtgatccttttttttttttaatttttattttatattatttaattattctttctttcgtTCGGTgggtttgcttttctttatcGGTGGGAATCTCATCATTTTGGCATCCCCTCATTTCAACCTTCAGGAATTCCAGAGGAGAAAGATATAATTGCAGAGGAGGTGATAAAGCAGATGAAAACGCCTGTGACTTTGTTGAACATAACGAGCTTGTCAGAATATAGAATAGATGGCCATCCATCTATATACGGGAATCAACGCTCGGGCATACAAGATTGCAATCATTGGTGTCTTCCTGGCATTCCTGATGTCTGGAATGAATTATTATATCTTCATTTGCAGTCACTGACACAGTGAACAGCTTTCTGTTTATCAAATTCTTTCATGTAAGGCCACAAAGCAACTTCGCCAAACACAGACCCAGATAATCACCCACGGCTTCTCGCACAACCCCCAAAACTAATTACAGCATGCTCCGAACTGGAGCAAATGGCGTATGCCCACAAAGTCTTCGATGGAATTCCGGACCCGAACTTTGCTTTATGGAATGCAATGTTCAGCCCATCTGACTTTCTCTTCACTACAAACCCAAATGGGTCTGAGATGTTGTTGAAGATCAGCTCAGAGTCAGAGTACTCTGCGATGGAGACGTCCTGTCCAGTGGCCAGGTGGACTGAGTCGTGTTCATGTTCTCCTCGCTGCCTTCGACGGCCACGATCACGCATCCgtttgattttctttgtgCTGATTTGTGGGCATCTTTGGCTTGAGGTCTCGCATGACTGCCATGGTCGGGAGGGATTTTGTGTTGCGAAGTGGAGAGATGTTTTTGGTTCTGTAGTAGAGAGAAGAAACcagaagcagagagaaaaatcagagAATTCAGCTGGTATTTTTGAAAGcgaattcgtgctgataacgtgttataaatgtagagagaaaatggagagaATTGGAATAGAGAGGAGAGACTGATTTTCTCATTCATGATCTGTTTTTGTTCATTATACAAGCAGGAAGGGGGGGATTATTTATAGGCCTTCAAGGGGGCATTTTGGGGACTCCACTATTACAACAGAATTTACTAtttccagaaaagaaaaagtaaactAAAGTTATgagaccaaaatgtaaaatcCCAAAAGTATGGAGGTAAACTTGTAATtgaaccaaaaggaaaaaaaatataaaaaaaaccacctACTTTTGGCCATATGAACATCAGGGCTtcatgtatttttgttttttcggtCAACATGAGGGCTTCAAGTTGAAAACCTCTACCTTGTCGAAATAAGGAAAAGGTAGTTACTCTCAAACTGTCCAGTGAATACAGCTGCTTATTCTCGGTCGACAAAACTGTAAACAtaattctttctctctcactgAAGCATCATCCCCAGCAGGCAGCAGTAAATACAGCAAGCATAATCTCCCAAATGGTAAGCTTTCTGTTCTTTCTACTAATTCTTTTAATTCAACTTAGTAGcaaagttttgattttgaattttggagtaatttgCTATTCTGAAGGCCATGTCATTTGTCACGTATCTCATGACTGATAATTTGGTGATAATATGCAATTGGTCATCATATGTTCGATGAAATGCCACAGAAGAGATTTGGCTTCAAACGCTAGGCACTGTATTTGATTTCCGGATTGAGATGTTGAACAAATCAACAGtagtaaaacaaaaagtttattaaGTAGTTAGTATTTGACaacatgggaaaaaaaattacttttgCGCTATGGTATGAATATGATTAGTACCCTTATGTCCATCccattgaatttattttctagaacATATTTTGTGCGACACACAGTTGGTACTGGTTCAAAggatcaaattttattttctttttgttctttttgtttttggttggtATACAACTGTTGAATAAAACCCCCCGTCACAACAACAGGTCATGTGACTAAGGTTGAAAGTAGGAGTGGGGTTGTATATGCTCatcattttgtgtttgttttaagCTCTTTTTGAGTATCTGCTCGAAGGATATATGGTAATTCAGATGTGtaaacattttgttttttcctctttttctgcTTTGTACAGCTATGTTCACTCTTTTAAGGTTGTTGATGACGGGTTTGTTGTcaatcatcaatgtgtacgcATCCCAATTGAAGCTGATATTCAGGAGGAGAAGTACACTGAGATATTATTCTTCTGTGAATTCAGCACTATCTTCCATAATTCTGTCAGAGGATGAAACCTCAACACTTGAAGATACCGTTGCTGCTGATAATGGTATTTTTCTGAGTGCAAAAAGCTATCCTACTGACTTTAGAGGAATAAACGAACTTTATTGTGGTGAAGACGGCGTTTGTGAGCCTGTTGACACTGGTTTCTTGTTTTCCATTAATGAGAGACCAGATGAAgatgaaatgaaaagattAATGTTAATACTCGCAAAGCGTGGATGGAATCTTGGTTGTCAAAATGGGTATAATATCTATCTGAATCAGTTGAACACTATAGAGCTTTTGAACGATCTGTTTGAGGAGAGTTTCGATGCTAAACTTGTTCTATACTTCTTCAAGTGGTCAGAATGCTGTTCTGGATCAAAGCATACATTACAAACCATATGTAGAATGATCCATATTTTGGTTTCTGGGAACCTGAATCATAGAGCAGTGGATCTGATATTGCGTCTTGTGAGAAATCATGGTGACGAGGAGTCATGTAATTCATTGCTAGAAGTCCTTGATGAAACCCATAGCGAAATAAGGGTTTTAGAAACCACATGTAGCATGCTTGTCAATGGTTATATTCAGGAAGGCATGGTGAACATGGCTTTAAAAATAGCATGTCAAATGAAGCACCTAAACATCTTTCCTTCAAATGGGGTGTGTAACTCACTACTGCAGGCATTATTAGGATCAAAGCAGTTGGAATTGGCATGGGATTTTCTGGAAGTTATGCGGACAAGAGGGATGGGTTTAAATGCAGCTATGATGAGCTTATTCATTAATAAGTACTGTAGTGAGGGTGATCTGGAAAGTGGTTGGAAGTTGCTCttggaaatgaaaaattatgggATTCAACCTGATGTGGTTTCATTTACAATTGTTATTAACTCACTTTGCAAGATGTCTTATCTGAATGAAGCCACCGCTTTATTGTTTAAGATGACTCAGTTGGGTATTTCTCCTGATCCAGTTCTACTTAGTTCAATTATTGATGGTCACTGTAAGCTGGGGCAGACAGAGGTAGCACTAAGCATATTGAAGATTTTCAATACTCCCCTCAATATTTTCATATACAATAGCTTCATTTCAAAGTTATGCACAGATGGTAATATGGCTGAAGCTTCTAGCCTGTTTCATGAGATGTCTATGTTGGGCTTGCTCCCCGATTGCTTTTGTTACTCTACTATAATTGATGGATACTGCAAAGTGAGAGACATTGATAGAGCTTTTCAGTATTTTGggaaaatgttaaaaaatgGAATCACACCATGTGTTACCACATACACATCCCTCATTGATGCTTATTTGAAGTCTGGAAACATGGAAATGGCAGAATATTCGTTTCACAAGATGATTTCGGAGGGTTTGGCACCTGATATTGTTACATTCAACACCTTAATGGATGGCTTTGGTAGGAAGGGACACTTACAAAAGGTTTTTGGGCTTTTAGATATGATGAATTCTTCCAATGTTTCACCTGATATTGTGACATATAACACTCTCATTCATAGTCTAGTGACAAGAGGATTTGTAATCGaggcaaaagaaattttgttTGAGTTAATCAAAAGGGGTTTCTCTCTGGATGTGGTCACATTCACCAACCTTATTGACGGGTTTTCAAAGAAGGGGAACTTTGAGGAAGCCTTTTTTGTGTGGTTCTACATGAGCGAGCATGATGTGAAACCTGATGTAGTGACATGCAGTGCTCTTCTCAATGGATACTGTAGAGAGCGTCGAATAGAAGAAGCTAATGTTTTGTTTCACAAGATGCTTAATATTGGATTACGTCCAGATCTGATACTGTACAACACTCTGATTCATGGGCATTGTAGTTTTGGGAGCATGGATGATGCATGCACCTTGATAAGTATGATGATTGAACATGGTATCTTTCCTAATAACATTACTCACCAGGCACTTGTCCTTGGGTTAAAAAAGAGGGTAATGAATCCTGTAGAAACTGCAAATCTTAAGTTGCAACAGATACTGCTCAAATATGGTATTCATGTTGATGTTGATGAATATCTGAGAGAGCAACCAGGAAGCTGCAAGCAATTACCAGCTTGACCAGAGTACTAGATGCTCAGGTGTTCTCACTTCTCATAACCCGAGCAGGAGCTGAAGTCGAGCACTAGCTTGAGGCTTGGGGTGTTCCTATGACTTCAGCACTAAGCGCATGCTTTGCTTGAGCACTAGCTCAATGCTCTGGATGTTATCTCGTGCCCCAAGCACGTGCTTTGACTTGGGCACTTTGATCACATAACAGATTATGATGGAGCAGTTACCAGTAGAATCTTTAAGACCCCAGTTACCTGTTGTCAAGCCTAAGGATCATGAATGGACTCACTAAAAGTATAAGAGATAAGGGGCACTTAAAAATGCGCAGACCACTGCAGAGTCAAAgatggattttctttttatcctgAAGGTGAATAAGGTGATATTTTTCACTAAATTGTTCAAATTCTCATTGTTTGCTGCTGCCCATTGTTCAATCGTAGTGCTTAAAGGTAGCACGAGAATGTTGCATCAGATAATATGAATTCTTCCTTCGGCTTTCAAAATCTTTAGACTACACGAGATATtccttgtttccttttttttcttttcattttttgtcatAGTTCTTCTAATGATATACGTTCTAAATGTTTGGTCACTGGAAttaaattctttctttcttcctttttttgttgttgttgacaaTATTCACCACATAGAGCAGCAATGTATCTTttgaaaaagaatatattgaAAATCACCGTGTGTATCAAATGTTGGGAAAATCTTTTGTAAGTATGAATGTCAATTTAGCTCCTGCACCATGTGTTTTCTCCCTCTCCATCTCTCCCTCCTTGTAAATCTTGCTTTCCTGTATATCCAAATAGATCCCTCCCTAGAAGATAAAGATGACGGGCTTATTACATGCATATCCCCTATGGTAAGGcccaaaaacagagaatttaCTTTACGTGGACGATACTTAGTCAATGACCATGGAACCCTTTGagtacaaaataattaaaggtTTCCAGTAGTCCATTCTATCCTTCTCTGGTCTGAAAGTTTGGATCTTGGCTTCACAGGTTAGTTGTTTTCCactctttttgcttttttgagtTGTATGAAGGAATAATAAAGATTGAGCTAATAGATTGGGTCAAACATGAGCGTTTGTGTAAGAGcaccatttttaattttaaatgcaTCTGTTTTTCGACCAAAAACCAACCACTAAAGCAGGGCAGCCAAATCATCTTATCAAGTCTTCTATAGCCAGATGTGTCATGGACTCTCCTAAGAAGGGTTCGTAAATGTGCTTATATGGTGCATGTACATTTTAGTGATATGAAAtctccctctctctatctcttgaCTTTTGTAGTCATGTATATTATGCTTACTTTGTTTAGAATGTTTCTTCTAATAACATTCTTTGTAACTATTTGATCAATCTTTTGCAGATAATAGTCTAACTCAGCACAGCTATCAAAGGTTAATGAGACACCAGTGTGGTGTCGCCAAGAACTCTTTAGAAGTCGGGTGGATTCGATTTGGAAAGCAGGTGAGTTGAAGTTGCAGAAGATGGGGTTTTTTAACGAAAAGCACCACATGTATGTAATGTAGCATCAATCTTTTGCAGATAAGAGTCTCAACTCAGCGCAGCTATCAAAGGTTAATGAGACACCAGTGTGGTGTCGCCAAGAACTCTTTAGAAGTCGGGTGGATTCGATTTGGAAAGTAGGTGATTTGAAGTTGCAGAAGATGGGGTTTGAAGAATGTAGGTGATTTGAATTAGCAGTTATAATTTATGGTCAAGGTGAAAGACTGGAACTCTAACAACACGAAAACACCCATCTTTCTctaagcaaaagaaaaaaaaaaatgtttcgATGATAACCCATCTCTCTCATGCTCACTCTGATTCATGTCATACTCATTTCTtatttcttaggaaattaTCGATATTCATCTAGAACAAACCctacaataactgaaagaaaTTGGTGACAGTCACATGTGAATCAAAAAATTAGCTccaaactaaataaataatcataTTAAACATGGCAATTGACTAAGACACGAAGACCCATTGAAcatataaacaagaaaaagtagACATATTCCCATTCATCTGTCATCAGTGGCGaattcatgaattttttgtatttgggGACAAAATGTGGAAGTGCAAAGCATTTAGTTTGAAGAGAaagatattaaatattaattaacaaattgaTGATTCTTAGTGGAGCACAAAATAATACAATTTATAATTGTCCCCTACGcgatttcaaaatgaaaacgcTCCATGATAACATCATTACCAATGCTACATATTGATGCCTAAAATTGGTTCAACAAAAAATGACATCTTTGAGATCGAGGTTGGCAATCCTTCCAAACCAACTTGGCATGACCAAGCAGGTCGTCCCTTAGAACGAGTTCTAGTGCTTAGGGATTGCACttgtaaatataaattaagtaAGAACATTCAATCAAGCAACACAAGCGATTACGTGGTTCACCTATAATCGGGCTACGTCCACGGGATGTTTGGTAGTTTCACTattgaatgaagaaagaacaagAGATATAAAGTGTTTGATCCTCACAACCCAAATCCCAAGTACACCGATCACACTCATAATCATGACGAACAAGATCAAATATTGATAACATAGGGGGTGAGTTCTTGCATGTGGATGTGGGAAGAACTCGGAGGAACCTCTCTCAATTTGAGAGTCGCCTTTATATAATAGCTTGGAGATAATCAAATCCTTGTAGAAGTAGGCTTCCTAATTAGCCTCACCCTCcgtttggatgaaggaaaacaactcggaatttagctaaaagtTGGGAATTAAAaaggagaaattgacaattctcTTTTTTGGCAAGTTAAGCAaggaatttattaaatgacgcGCAGAAAAAAATTGTGGAAATTGGAGTATCAAATTCCCgagtttaatttccttcaaaataggcgtcatttcacaatttccatagtgccatttacaaaattctatcatttacaaaattcgacgtacataaatccaaacaccGAAATCTTTAATTgccagaaattgaaatgatggaaatcaaaattccgtcattttagaattctatgcaattttcaatttcttcatccaAATGGAGGGTCAAAGTAGAAGTCAATATCTGAAGAGAATTCCAATTTATATGAAGGTCGGCCTTAGGTAATTTTACCCACAAACAGAAGTCACCCAAGTCCCTAGACAAGAGTCTTGTTTGGGGAGGTGCACAAAAATTATTGATGATGCTGAGCTGAATATTAATTGCTTCAAAGTTGTAGATTGAGCTAAATTCTTATCTAAATTCTTATGCAAACAAATATTTGATGTAGACGATTTTATTATGTCCATAAACATGATCACTCACTAGTTTGGACCTTTCGTCCCCATGGGCTTGACAATTGCTAGGTTGGACCCCTTTTCCACTTGACCATTGTAGAATTTTGTTGTAGAATAATTTGGAGAAATAAAGTGTATATAATAATGATGGAGACCTAAATGCAACAAAATTTGAGCTTGGACCTTTCGTCCATATAGGCtcgataaaaattgagatGGGACCTTTTGTCCATATAAGCTTCATAAAAATTTTGTCGGGAACTTTTGTCATCCAGAGATCGATAAAAATGGAGCTTAGACCTTTCGTCCATATGAGCTTGATAAAACATTGAGTCTAGACGTTTTGTCATCCATAACTCAATAAAAATGGAGCTTGGACCTTTCGTCCATTAGAGCTCGACAAAAAATTGAGCCGGGACCTTTCATCCACCTAGGCTCGATAAAAATGAAGCTTAGACCCTTCATCCATCTAAGCTCGAAAAATCTCAAGGTTGGACCTTTCGTCCACCTGAGTTCCACTCGAGGTTGCTGAAGAATTGGAGAAATTTCGATGTTGAATAGTCGGCATCTCGATGAAATTATAGAATGTCCTTGTAGAATAATATGTCGACTCCAAGTGGTGAAATAATCATGGGACTCCAATAAAAGTCCCCAGTTATGGAGCCAAGACAGCCTTGTAGGATGTAGAAAACTTCCACTTTGATATTATTCAGAACACTGGCAATCTTGTAGTCCCACTTGAATTCAAACTGCATGAAGAGTTGATGTTTTGATTACAAACAAATTGTAATCAAATTGGATTTGCAGTAGGATTTTGTATCCTAATCATACTTGGAGCCAAATTGTAGTGAGAGTCCAAATTGTAATTGGACTTGGACTTGGACGTGAAATAGGACTTTGTATCCAAGTTGGAGTTGGATGTGAAATAGGACTCCGTATCCTAGTTGGAGTTGGTGTCAAAGTTGTAATTGGTCTCCAAATTGTAGTTGATGTAGACTTTCGAACACTAGGATATAATCTTTCTTTGACTATGAAACAGCCAGCCACTTTTCAAGCACATTTTGGGCTAATTCcacaatttcaaaaaattatagaaaagtATTTGAATTGTAGTTCTATTTCTTAGCTTTCCAGATATATATTGCTCGTCACTAGGAAAAATCGGCAAGAACTTCAAACCTTCATCTCCCATAGCAATGCAGTTTTGACGTGATCACAACTTAAGTTGTCTTGACTTAAAATTCTGGAACAATTGGCTTCTGAAAATATTCAAACAGTGATTGGTAGAACTTTTTATCTGAAAAAGGAAACTtgcagaaaacaaagaaaaagagaaatggaaATTCGACAATATTCATTCATGCCTCTCAAGCAAATGAAAAATAGAGTTGATACAATTCCTCATCATGGCCAGCTAGCTACGATCTAACAAAGGTTCCAACAAAACTCCTACAAATGTGGAAAGGACAACGTCGTTATTTTGTGTGAGAATAGCTAGGCGATACTAAGGCAATACTACGGTGATAGTAAGTGGGCTGGAAAGAGTATTAGGCCCAAATGGGATTGGGTCCTAACATTCCCACCCGCTTAAGAACAACCATGACCTCAAGGCTGAAAAGATGagaaatgttgttgaataactgAAGCATCTTCCCAAGTTACATCTTCTTCGGGAAGGCCCTCTCATTGAATGAGCCAGTGAGTAATCAGTTTATTCTGGTGCTTGAAAATTCCCCTATTCAACACTTTGGCCAGCACCCATGCAATTAAACCATCTGATAGAGGAGGTAGAGTGGGAGAAGAAGTGACATTAGCACCCACCTACAAAGAGACATGGAAAACATTATTAATTTTGGATTTGCCATGCAGTTGCAATTTGCAGGCCATAGAGCCCACATGAGAAAGCACTTGGAATGGATCATAGTACCTTGGAGACAGTTTGGGATGTTGGGGATTATGGATGGTAGCTTGGCGGTACAGCTGTAAATGGAGAACAACCCAGTCGCCAAGCTGAAACTCTCGTTTTCTACAGTGCTTATCGATGAAATGTTTAGTCGGTTCTTGGGCTACTTGCAGATTGAGACGGAGTTGGCGAAGAATTGTGTCCCTTTCCTTGATTGTAGTGTCCACAACATCAACTTCGGGAATGCGGGAACTTAAAACTGAACAATTGGGGGTGGTTTCCCATAAACAGCTTCGTGAGGTGCCATTTGAATGGCAGAATGGTTGGTAGAATTATACCACCATTCTGCCCATTGTAACCATGTAGACTAGCTAGTGGGTTTATCCCCTGCAAAACAACG
Above is a window of Prunus persica cultivar Lovell chromosome G2, Prunus_persica_NCBIv2, whole genome shotgun sequence DNA encoding:
- the LOC18786868 gene encoding pentatricopeptide repeat-containing protein At2g19280, with translation MFTLLRLLMTGLLSIINVYASQLKLIFRRRSTLRYYSSVNSALSSIILSEDETSTLEDTVAADNGIFLSAKSYPTDFRGINELYCGEDGVCEPVDTGFLFSINERPDEDEMKRLMLILAKRGWNLGCQNGYNIYLNQLNTIELLNDLFEESFDAKLVLYFFKWSECCSGSKHTLQTICRMIHILVSGNLNHRAVDLILRLVRNHGDEESCNSLLEVLDETHSEIRVLETTCSMLVNGYIQEGMVNMALKIACQMKHLNIFPSNGVCNSLLQALLGSKQLELAWDFLEVMRTRGMGLNAAMMSLFINKYCSEGDLESGWKLLLEMKNYGIQPDVVSFTIVINSLCKMSYLNEATALLFKMTQLGISPDPVLLSSIIDGHCKLGQTEVALSILKIFNTPLNIFIYNSFISKLCTDGNMAEASSLFHEMSMLGLLPDCFCYSTIIDGYCKVRDIDRAFQYFGKMLKNGITPCVTTYTSLIDAYLKSGNMEMAEYSFHKMISEGLAPDIVTFNTLMDGFGRKGHLQKVFGLLDMMNSSNVSPDIVTYNTLIHSLVTRGFVIEAKEILFELIKRGFSLDVVTFTNLIDGFSKKGNFEEAFFVWFYMSEHDVKPDVVTCSALLNGYCRERRIEEANVLFHKMLNIGLRPDLILYNTLIHGHCSFGSMDDACTLISMMIEHGIFPNNITHQALVLGLKKRVMNPVETANLKLQQILLKYGIHVDVDEYLREQPGSCKQLPA